One window of the Diachasmimorpha longicaudata isolate KC_UGA_2023 chromosome 9, iyDiaLong2, whole genome shotgun sequence genome contains the following:
- the LOC135166067 gene encoding uncharacterized protein LOC135166067: MELKKNIEDQGSHSRNGQTSRFTMIDSNNQTSSSGLATALRDRSSCTIPNQPNRSLPVRPAPHIPCRTILPQRTLSSSSTTATENPEPESVTTSSDRSSHDPTVGLIRIQVPHWHKDIRQPYINIVNLSTLHTTSETRGLKRKPPESEDNVSTSNCNLIDISHSPDRSDNGKLHSPSSATGDDSPQRLHLEEDTSTMKKKRKRKAKKDEEKMEINVEVQPSKIVPPLRLKKIQSLQEDITSCPTWINPKKPDDQPHEVIPGFRFYQPRPPDPEITKDASNYRIVTGTTPPYDEYVDSSTVKALHKVSRDVEQNHKDEDVSFRQNKLKLKLKDLKKKTVELGREMLRTAMTSPDNSAQEAPVEEQIKKLTSLLKKLPEAAARADADCQLDDIPGPIVTSTISGIRQSSPMSSSSSPEPPKLSPKAPIELVSSLNVHQVRDTPPVLAKATAIHGEDTEDTWQEFEGLRGLLKISKKGKDRKTDKSVVASSVITTTSDNSDYEEIDLDKKPQMVGLEINDSTKSEINQVKLSNQVRAVKIKTLMGSPDIPEVIKIDLRKTPSPGAMMIDTTSVRQEFEKRSNSSHVMAGDSVNLEAALSMQVPEGNIRGIRTPAPIISSLAEAPKQPTSLEDCLNMNNPKDLMIADQFPSLGNWLARMSAKIPSETKNLPKKVSNEQVVIEGRNPGYQPSVQVYNQGNGKTGSLELNSSGGTGRENGRQWREGWEGQDGRGQVGQEYGNGGVGMGNQMQTIQQNQQMTQEFCSPALPLGRYYPRNYSVDPYTIPYGYNHPSLAAASLWNGALLQYPFMRPRGILQGYQPRFPGNVMQYNMSPGSMPQQRAPPPPYPLPVDPQVPQDPKRGTEVPRNGLGNYDSNVLAKRTDYPQVSMPQGPSYPGQRVQQSQIARDQYAKTYVETNSRITTSDTSREQMNYRQAWRGPMLPPGSIGMRNYPINTNWTSDPCSLLAALAPATLQNFTTPMPMVQRMRNPKEQVNQTRNCETPHLGKVNYSPNTARTLECSNCALPGPLFKCLGCEVAFYCDETCQARHWSRHVVSCPKKMPKLKKVVP; this comes from the exons atggaattgaaaaaaaatattgaggacCAAG GCTCTCATTCAAGAAATGGACAGACTTCACGTTTCACAATGATAGACTCCAACAATCAGACGAGCTCCAGTGGTCTGGCAACGGCCCTTCGGGACCGTTCAAGCTGCACAATTCCAAATCAACCGAACCGATCACTGCCAGTTCGTCCAGCTCCCCACATCCCCTGCAGAACTATTCTCCCCCAGCGGACCCTCTCATCTTCCTCCACCACTGCCACCGAAAACCCTGAACCCGAATCAGTTACGACTTCATCAGACCGATCGTCCCATGATCCAACAGTGGGTCTCATCAGAATCCAAGTACCCCATTGGCACAAGGACATCCGCCAGCCCTACATTAACATTGTGAACCTGTCGACCCTGCACACCACATCGGAGACCCGAGGGCTGAAGAGAAAGCCACCAGAATCAGAAGACAACGTGAGCACTTCAAACTGCAATTTGATTGACATTTCCCACAGTCCAGATCGCTCTGACAATGGAAAATTGCACTCACCATCATCAGCGACAGGAGATGATTCACCGCAGAGACTTCACCTGGAGGAGGACACATCGACGATGAAGAAGAAACGTAAACGAAAGGCAAAGAAAGACGAGGAGAAGATGGAGATTAATGTTGAGGTCCAGCCATCGAAGATAGTTCCACCACTGAGACTGAAGAAGATTCAGAGCCTGCAGGAGGACATAACGAGTTGTCCAACCTGGATAAATCCCAAGAAACCTGATGATCAGCCACATGAAGTGATTCCGGGCTTCAGGTTTTACCAGCCTAGACCACCAGATCCTGAAATAACAAAAGACGCCTCGAATTATCGTATCGTTACTGGAACAACTCCACCTTATGATGAGTACGTTGACTCCAGCACTGTCAAGGCTCTTCATAAAGTGTCAAGAGATGTTGAACAGAATCACAAGGACGAGGATGTCAGTTTCAggcaaaataaattgaaactcAAACTTAaggatttgaagaaaaaaactgTCGAACTGGGGAGAGAGATGTTGAGAACAGCAATGACGTCACCTGATAATTCAGCTCAGGAGGCACCTGTTGAGGAGCAAATCAAGAAATTAACGAGTTTATTGAAGAAACTGCCAGAAGCTGCTGCAAGAGCTGATGCTGATTGTCAGCTGGACGACATTCCAGGGCCTATCGTCACATCAACAATCTCTGGAATTCGCCAATCATCACCGATGAGCTCATCATCGTCCCCAGAACCTCCAAAGCTCTCCCCCAAGGCCCCGATTGAGTTGGTGAGTTCGTTGAATGTTCACCAGGTCAGAGACACTCCTCCAGTACTCGCCAAAGCAACTGCCATTCATGGGGAGGACACGGAGGACACCTGGCAGGAGTTCGAGGGCTTGAGAGGTCTCTTGAAGATTTCTAAAAAGGGAAAGGACAGGAAGACAGATAAATCTGTCGTCGCTTCGTCTGTTATCACGACGACGAGTGATAATTCAGATTATGAAGAAATTGATCTTGATAAGAAACCGCAGATGGTGGGGCTGGAGATCAATGACAGTACAAAATCGGAGATTAATCAGGTGAAATTGAGTAATCAGGTGAGGGCTGTCAAGATTAAAACTCTCATGGGGAGCCCTGACATTCCAGAAGTCATTAAAATCGACCTGAGGAAGACCCCGAGTCCTGGTGCGATGATGATCGATACTACGAGTGTACGTCAAGAGTTCGAGAAGAGGTCTAATTCGTCTCATGTCATGGCAGGAGACTCCGTCAACCTTGAGGCTGCCCTGAGTATGCAGGTGCCCGAGGGGAACATCCGGGGGATTAGAACCCCGGCCCCAATTATTTCGTCACTGGCAGAGGCTCCAAAACAACCAACTTCCTTGGAGGATTGTTTGAACATGAATAATCCAAAGGATTTGATGATTGCTGATCAGTTTCCCAGTCTGGGCAATTGGCTCGCCAGAATGTCAGCTAAAATTCCCAGTGAGACCAAAAATCTCCCGAAGAAGGTGTCCAATGAACAAGTTGTCATTGAGGGGAGAAATCCTGGTTATCAACCGAGTGTTCAGGTGTACAATCAGGGAAACGGAAAGACTGGAAGTTTGGAATTGAATTCGAGTGGTGGGACAGGTCGGGAGAATGGGAGACAGTGGAGGGAGGGATGGGAGGGGCAGGATGGAAGAGGACAAGTTGGTCAGGAGTATGGAAATGGTGGAGTGGGAATGGGTAATCAGATGCAGACGATCCAGCAGAATCAGCAGATGACACAAGAGTTTTGTTCACCTGCGTTGCCTCTGGGAAGATATTATCCCAGGAATTATTCC GTGGATCCATACACAATTCCATACGGCTACAATCATCCATCGCTGGCAGCAGCATCACTCTGGAACGGAGCTCTCCTCCAATATCCCTTCATGCGCCCTCGAGGTATTCTCCAGGGCTACCAGCCCCGTTTCCCCGGCAACGTAATGCAGTACAATATGTCCCCAGGATCAATGCCCCAGCAGAGggccccaccccctccctatCCCCTTCCTGTTGACCCGCAAGTACCTCAAGATCCAAAAAGAGGGACAGAGGTCCCCAGAAATGGTCTAGGTAATTACGATTCAAATGTCCTGGCCAAGAGAACCGACTACCCCCAAGTGTCGATGCCCCAGGGGCCCAGCTACCCTGGCCAAAGGGTCCAACAGTCCCAGATCGCCAGGGACCAATATGCCAAGACTTACGTAGAGACAAATTCCAGGATAACAACCTCTGATACCTCAAGGGAACAGATGAACTACAGACAGGCCTGGAGGGGACCTATGTTACCTCCAGGATCCATCGGTATGAGAAATTACCCCATCAACACCAACTGGACATCGGATCCTTGCTCACTCCTGGCTGCTCTCGCTCCAGCGACACTTCAAAACTTCACCACACCCATGCCCATGGTCCAGAGAATGAGAAATCCAAAGGAACAAGTGAATCAAACCAGAAACTGTGAAACTCCTCATTTAGGAAAAGTTAATTATTCTCCGAATACAGCTAGAACTCTTGAGTGTTCAAATTGTGCCTTACCAGGACCTCTGTTCAAGTGTCTTGGATGTGAAGTTGCTTTTTATTGTGATGAAACATGCCAGGCTAGACACTGGAGTCGACACGTCGTCAGTTGTCCCAAAAAAATGCCCAAGCTCAAAAAAGTCGTGCCttaa
- the LOC135166012 gene encoding cilia- and flagella-associated protein 45-like: protein MTKNSVMTVEKNGGRVTRVNSGSRIYSSGRGSADRVNSAPSKKSLFNTKDNNQHLCIPCDKIPRKLPKSAKVITKSEYEYFRSRALDGLRTKEDKESALLELENEKARLLAESMARKEEIKQIDLAKRRDKALKLDDLEAEARRKTMHLLERAYDLKLEQEEEIQMCNRLILETKCRAIRDLQVSEKRIIEKEMNDEEKRLNQMIENERKQKMEEEAKKEEVEMARRRKYARLLRNQILENEEQKIIEFERKREEGKLINLSNIAWQDEEVAKAKRKEEEALRVRQELIIENEKLMRYKQMEKEEQRILDLRIREYQKKKAEREAAQAEEQRLAKVRKDRERSRMAAQTQQATELQSQIDELNAARVQEEVEREWRRKEKEAALKRLETRKVLAMAREDQIKYRKMLQAMEIERERREFQKILQYQKEAISKEQREREERQKEAHHHRKIILQQVNEKEGRKIELRRKMFEEGMTIRAEMEMRKKRLREAMEKKCKEMRANNVPEVYISEVKAMIDKVK from the exons atgacgaaaaattcagtgatgactgttgagaaaaatggaggaagggtcacgagggtcaacAGCGGGTCGAGAATTTACAGTAGCGGGAGGGGAAGTGCCGATAGGGTTAATTCTGCCCCTTCTAAGAAGAGTCTCTTTAATACTAAAGAT AACAATCAACACCTTTGCATTCCATGTGACAAAATACCCAGGAAGCTACCAAAATCTGCAAAAGTGATAACAAAATCAGAATACGAGTACTTTCGTAGTCGTGCACTCGATGGTTTACGAACGAAAGAAGATAAAGAGTCAGCACTTCTGGAGTTGGAGAACGAGAAGGCACGTTTACTGGCTGAATCAATGGCCAGAAAAGAGGAGATAAAGCAGATAGACCTGGCGAAGCGTCGGGACAAAGCTCTGAAGCTCGACGACCTCGAGGCCGAGGCCAGACGAAAGACAATGCACCTCCTGGAGCGAGCTTACGACTTAAAACTAGAGCAGGAAGAGGAGATTCAGATGTGCAACAGGCTCATCCTCGAGACAAAGTGTCGAGCAATCAGAGATCTCCAGGTGTCCGAGAAGAGGATAATCGAGAAGGAGATGAACGACGAGGAGAAGCGACTCAATCAGATGATAGAGAATgaacgaaaacaaaaaatggagGAAGAGGCCAAGAAGGAGGAGGTGGAAATGGCGAGGAGGAGAAAATATGCGAGATTACTTCGTAATCAGATTTTGGAGAATGAGGAGCAGAAGATCATCGAGTTCGAGAGGAAAAGGGAGGAGGGAAAGCTCATCAACTTGAGTAACATTGCGTGGCAGGACGAGGAGGTTGCCAAGGCCAAGAGGAAGGAGGAAGAAGCCTTGAGAGTTCGACAAGAATTGATCATAGAAAATGAAAAGCTGATGAGGTACAAGCAGATGGAGAAAGAAGAACAAAGGATACTCGATCTCAG AATTCGTGAATACCAAAAGAAGAAAGCAGAACGCGAAGCTGCTCAGGCTGAAGAACAGCGGTTGGCAAAAGTGCGAAAGGACCGCGAGAGATCTCGAATGGCAGCCCAGACACAACAAGCCACCGAATTACAATCGCAAATAGACGAGTTGAACGCAGCGAGAGTCCAGGAGGAGGTGGAGCGCGAGTGGCGACGAAAGGAGAAGGAGGCAGCCCTGAAGAGATTGGAGACACGAAAAGTCTTGGCAATGGCACGAGAGGACCAGATCAAGTACAGAAAAATGCTCCAGGCGATGGAgatcgagagagagaggcgagaaTTCCAGAAGATTCTTCAGTACCAGAAGGAGGCGATCAGCAAGgagcagagagagagggaggagcGCCAAAAGGAGGCACATCATCAtcggaaaattattcttcaacaGGTTAACGAGAAGGAGGGAAGGAAAATCGAATTGAGGAGGAAGATGTT